The Rana temporaria chromosome 4, aRanTem1.1, whole genome shotgun sequence genome contains a region encoding:
- the LOC120936210 gene encoding uncharacterized protein LOC120936210 encodes MGKVPSETIAEIPSGKLGWGRQVPRVKSLVTYQGKEKFVVVEKESAPNKRPAMVHLDIQEDHDRCKRLGMGSPPQRSGRTGKMVLEGSKSFIEPEGTPSGSQSTASLSIGDQGSQSPDSVRQHCDSGVPQQTRRHEESNSSRNSTRNVVLGRSKSRLNFSSAPEGDTKQSGRLPQSPQGGARQLVTSSRSLCGGHQQMGLSRSRFVRESGKQQDRGVLFSKPRGSISGDRCPSKSMALRPLLCLSADQTHSGSTPEVSPRRDRPYFDRPLLAQEAMVFPATVSGLGASTETSEQRGLAVAGSSVTPTGGFIKLNSLVSEEKILKAQGFSDKVIKTLVNCRKPVTRAIYSKVWKKFNSWLSENQRSTHDVPSILEFFQEGVDKGLSVSTLKVQAAAISVFLQFSLLENPTVARFFKSISRARPVVVRSCPTWDLSLVLQTLVEFPFEPLEDISVKLLTLKTIFLVAITSARRVSELQALSVREPFLTILEDRVVLKTDPGFLPKVASTFHRSQDIVLPSFCSSPQGDQEKKFSFLDVRRTLLAYLEVTKTFRKTDALFVLFSGTHKGKGASKATLARWIKQAISESYKIREVPTPFVTAHSTRALAASWAERAGASPEQICKAATWSSYSTFIKHYRLDLLSAQDQAFGRKVLQAVVPP; translated from the coding sequence ATGGGCAAGGTTCCATCAGAGACCATTGCAGAGATTCCTTCTGGAAAATTGGGATGGGGACGCCAGGTCCCTAGAGTCAAAAGTTTGGTTACCTACCAAGGTAAAGAGAAGTTTGTGGTGGTGGAGAAAGAATCTGCACCTAACAAAAGGCCTGCCATGGTCCATCTCGATATCCAAGAGGATCACGACAGATGCAAgcgcctggggatggggagcccacctcAAAGATCAGGTCGCACAGGGAAAATGGTCCTTGAAGGAAGCAAGAGCTTCATCGAACCAGAGGGAACTCCTAGCGGTTCACAGAGCACTGCAAGCCTTTCAATCGGAGATCAGGGGTCACAATCtccagattctgtcagacaacATTGCGACAGTGGCGTACCTCAACAAACAAGGAGGCACGAGGAGTCGAATTCTTCAAGGAATAGCACAAGAAATGTTGTCCTGGGCAGAAGTAAATCTAGGCTCAATTTCAGCAGTGCACCTGAAGGGGACACAAAACAGTCTGGCAGACTACCTCAGTCGCCACAGGGTGGAGCGAGACAATTGGTCACTTCATCCAGAAGTCTTTGCGGAGGTCACCAACAAATGGGGTTATCCCGAAGCAGATTTGTTCGCGAATCAGGAAAACAGCAAGACAGAGGAGTTCTTTTCTCTAAACCCAGGGGATCGATCTCTGGGGATAGATGCCCTAGCAAATCCATGGCCCTTCGACCTTTGCTATGCCTTTCCGCCGATCAGACTCATTCCGGAAGTACTCCGGAAGTTTCTCCTAGAAGAGACAGACCTTATTTTGATCGCCCCCttctggcccaagaggccatggTTTTCCCTGCTACAGTCTCTGGTCTCGGAGCCTCCACTGAGACTTCAGAACAGAGAGGACTTGCTGTCGCAGGGTCCAGTGTCACACCCACAGGTGGTTTCATTAAGCTTAACAGCTTGGTATCTGAAGAGAAGATACTGAAGGCTCAGGGGTTTTCGGACAAGGTGATTAAAACCTTGGTAAATTGCAGAAAACCAGTCACTAGAGCCATTTATTCCAAAGTTTGGAAAAAGTTTAATTCATGGTTGTCTGAAAACCAAAGATCAACGCATGATGTTCCTTCTATTTTGGAATTTTTTCAAGAGGGTGTCGACAAGGGTCTTTCAGTTAGTACCTTGAAGGTACAGGCGGCAGCTATCAGCGTTTTCCTCCAGTTTTCTCTTTTGGAAAATCCCACGGTAGCTAGATTCTTTAAATCCATTTCAAGGGCCAGGCCGGTAGTGGTAAGAAGTTGTCCAACTTGGGACCTGTCCCTGGTACTTCAAACTCTGGTAGAGTTTCCTTTTGAACCTTTAGAGGATATTTCTGTTAAGCTACTtaccttaaaaacaatttttttagtagCTATTACCTCAGCTCGTAGAGTAAGCGAGTTACAGGCCTTATCAGTGAGGGAGCCTTTCCTCACGATTCTAGAGGATCGAGTTGTATTAAAAACTGATCCAGGTTTTTTGCCTAAGGTAGCTAGTACATTTCACAGATCAcaggacattgtactgccatcctttTGTAGTTCACCACAGGGTGATCAGgaaaagaaatttagttttttggATGTAAGAAGAACCCTTCTTGCATATTTAGAGGTCACCAAGACCTTCAGGAAGACAGACGCTTTATTTGTACTATTTTCAGGTACACACAAAGGTAAAGGTGCATCTAAAGCCACTTTGGCTAGATGGATCAAGCAGGCAATCTCAGAATCCTATAAAATCAGAGAAGTTCCCACACCTTTTGTTACAGCGCATTCAACAAGGGCTTTGGCTGCGTCTTGGGCTGAGAGGGCTGGTGCTTCACCGGAACAAATCTGTAAAGCTGCCACATGGTCCAGTTACTCGACCTTTATTAAGCATTATCGCCTGGATCTGCTATCAGCTCAAGATCAGGCGTTTGGTCGAAAGGTCCTTcaggcagttgtcccaccctag